In Paenibacillus sp. G2S3, a single window of DNA contains:
- a CDS encoding carbohydrate ABC transporter permease yields the protein MQLIRKNMSRVITTCIMGALSIVFLIPLIWMISAAFKYEKDVMRFPIQWIPEKINVAYNFKMVWMGRVPFSHFYLNSFKVAIITTLITLIISSMSAYALTKIKFKGRNMVFLALLSFMIIPDQATLIPRFLLIRWFGLYDTHAAIILMSMFSIYFTFLLRQFMIGVSDEYIEAARIDGAGHLRIFWSIIIPLCKPVLATVAIIKFIWTWNDYQNPLIFLLNKNLYTIPLGMTLFRDDYSNNYAIMMTAAVSAIIPLVIVFIALQKQVINGISLGGVKG from the coding sequence ATGCAACTGATTAGAAAAAATATGTCCAGAGTGATCACTACCTGCATCATGGGGGCTTTGTCCATTGTATTTCTTATTCCGCTGATCTGGATGATTTCCGCAGCCTTTAAATATGAGAAAGATGTTATGCGCTTCCCGATCCAATGGATTCCCGAGAAGATCAATGTAGCGTATAATTTCAAGATGGTTTGGATGGGACGCGTACCTTTTTCTCATTTCTATTTAAATTCCTTTAAAGTTGCGATTATTACAACCTTAATTACACTTATCATTTCATCTATGTCGGCGTACGCCTTGACCAAAATCAAGTTCAAAGGACGAAATATGGTGTTTCTGGCGCTGCTGTCGTTCATGATTATACCTGACCAGGCCACACTGATTCCGCGCTTTCTGCTGATTCGCTGGTTCGGTCTCTATGATACTCATGCTGCGATCATATTAATGAGTATGTTCTCCATCTACTTCACGTTCCTGCTAAGGCAATTTATGATTGGTGTCAGCGACGAATACATTGAAGCGGCGCGAATTGACGGTGCAGGCCATTTACGGATATTCTGGTCTATCATTATTCCGCTCTGCAAGCCGGTGCTCGCTACGGTGGCAATCATCAAATTTATCTGGACCTGGAATGATTACCAGAATCCGTTGATCTTCTTACTAAATAAGAATTTGTACACTATCCCACTCGGTATGACACTGTTCCGGGACGATTATTCGAACAACTATGCGATTATGATGACGGCAGCTGTTTCGGCGATCATCCCGCTCGTCATCGTGTTCATTGCCCTGCAAAAGCAAGTCATTAACGGAATCTCCCTTGGCGGCGTAAAGGGCTGA
- a CDS encoding extracellular solute-binding protein produces the protein MKTKSKKRLSVVLGSMLAVSLTLSACGNSGNSEKNGNAEASTNAGNTKVDKQVAIKYYNWDNEAQSAGTDAMLQEFMDQNPGIKVEHVTLVPGDSVEMLKKLDFLISSGEAIDVVQVPSLGGVLERATRGALAPLNEFYEKDNLVPEDEYYVNAKVDNNYYGMQYTKSSNYVMLNKDALDEAGLPVPKFGWTWDDYRDYAKKLTKGEGVDKRYGTYFHTWELYMNAPAQTMMKDPFVYDDGTTIFADPTYKYFFQLRKDMESADKSAKTYADALAAKLNYRTEFFNEEAAMILAGNWTIADPGNTEQYPHEFKTAFAPVPVPPAGSEPKEYEGKYFTSGNMLAMGATSKNKEASFKLMRFMSTAVSDNRLEFSGYKKADNETLLNKLVAGKEDMYDMDSLKYTLFDNEIQFLDGAQVMTTATSELTKIIDDGFSRFMLGNESIDKVQQWMVDEATKIINEKGVIK, from the coding sequence ATGAAGACAAAGAGCAAAAAAAGATTATCCGTTGTACTGGGCTCTATGCTGGCGGTTTCCTTAACGCTAAGCGCCTGTGGAAATTCCGGAAACTCGGAAAAGAATGGGAATGCTGAAGCTAGTACGAATGCCGGGAACACCAAGGTGGACAAGCAAGTCGCCATCAAGTATTACAACTGGGATAATGAAGCCCAGTCGGCTGGTACCGATGCTATGCTGCAGGAATTTATGGATCAGAACCCAGGCATCAAGGTAGAGCATGTGACACTCGTTCCTGGTGATTCTGTAGAGATGCTGAAGAAACTCGACTTCCTGATTTCTTCCGGCGAAGCGATTGATGTTGTTCAGGTGCCAAGCTTGGGAGGCGTGCTTGAACGGGCGACTCGGGGAGCACTTGCCCCGCTGAATGAATTCTATGAGAAAGATAACCTCGTTCCTGAGGATGAATATTATGTGAATGCTAAGGTCGACAACAACTATTATGGGATGCAATATACGAAGAGCAGCAACTACGTGATGCTGAACAAAGATGCACTGGATGAAGCGGGTCTGCCAGTACCTAAATTTGGCTGGACATGGGATGATTACCGCGACTATGCCAAAAAACTGACCAAAGGCGAAGGCGTGGACAAACGTTACGGCACATACTTCCACACCTGGGAATTGTACATGAACGCTCCAGCTCAAACGATGATGAAAGATCCATTCGTGTATGATGACGGGACGACCATTTTCGCGGATCCAACATATAAATACTTCTTCCAGCTGCGCAAAGATATGGAGTCTGCTGATAAATCTGCGAAAACTTATGCGGACGCTTTAGCTGCTAAGCTCAATTACCGCACGGAATTCTTCAATGAAGAAGCCGCTATGATCTTGGCTGGCAACTGGACGATTGCTGATCCGGGTAATACTGAGCAGTATCCGCATGAATTCAAGACAGCTTTTGCTCCAGTACCGGTGCCTCCTGCAGGATCGGAACCGAAAGAATATGAAGGCAAATACTTCACCAGCGGCAACATGCTGGCGATGGGCGCAACTTCAAAGAACAAAGAGGCTTCCTTCAAATTGATGAGATTTATGTCGACGGCTGTTAGTGATAACAGACTAGAATTCTCCGGATATAAAAAAGCTGACAATGAGACCTTGCTGAATAAATTGGTCGCTGGCAAAGAAGATATGTATGATATGGATTCACTCAAATACACACTTTTTGATAACGAAATTCAGTTTCTTGACGGTGCGCAGGTGATGACGACGGCAACGTCCGAATTGACCAAAATTATCGATGACGGCTTCAGCAGATTCATGCTTGGAAATGAATCGATTGATAAGGTGCAGCAATGGATGGTTGATGAAGCAACGAAAATTATCAACGAAAAAGGTGTCATCAAGTAA
- a CDS encoding alpha-L-fucosidase produces the protein MMESISSQNKPEEQAALPSREQMDWQDLELGMFCHFGMNTFCDQEWGEGSDSPTLFNPLHLDARQWVSAAKEAGFRYFILTAKHHDGFCLWPTATSTYSVASSPWKEGRGDVVKECAEACRELGLGFGIYLSPWDRHEPCYADPQAYDDFYCLQLQELLMGYGPLTEIWFDGAGSEGRNYDWRRIMDLIKLHQPSAMVFNMGAPTIRWVGNEDGVAPYPCWNTADSARGSMFSEASLNWLPGTPSWVPAECDVPIRKDRWFWHPEEEHLLLSLEQLMDIYYRSVGHGATLLLNVAPDNRGLLPEADVQRLLEFGKEIERRFGKALAVTAGTGDLIELELPVATVIDHVEIMEDIAYGERVGAYVLEAYSNGAWLELKRGSAIGHKKIDAFPLVCAEKIRLRVPVATASPKIRRLAVYHCGDSLE, from the coding sequence ATGATGGAAAGCATTTCTTCACAGAACAAGCCCGAAGAGCAAGCAGCGTTGCCTTCCAGGGAGCAGATGGATTGGCAGGACCTGGAGCTGGGGATGTTCTGCCATTTTGGAATGAATACGTTTTGCGATCAGGAGTGGGGAGAAGGCAGCGATTCACCTACGCTCTTCAATCCGCTTCATCTGGATGCCCGCCAATGGGTTAGTGCAGCTAAAGAAGCTGGATTCCGTTATTTTATACTGACCGCTAAGCATCATGACGGCTTCTGCCTGTGGCCGACTGCAACAAGCACTTATTCTGTGGCCTCCAGTCCATGGAAAGAAGGGCGTGGTGATGTTGTCAAGGAGTGCGCGGAGGCTTGCCGTGAACTTGGGCTAGGCTTCGGCATTTATTTGTCTCCATGGGACAGACATGAGCCATGTTATGCGGATCCGCAAGCGTATGATGATTTCTATTGCCTGCAATTGCAGGAGCTACTTATGGGCTATGGCCCACTTACGGAGATTTGGTTCGACGGCGCAGGGTCTGAGGGCCGTAATTACGATTGGCGGCGGATTATGGATCTGATTAAGCTCCATCAGCCAAGCGCCATGGTGTTTAATATGGGGGCACCTACCATTCGCTGGGTTGGCAATGAGGATGGCGTTGCTCCTTATCCATGCTGGAACACTGCGGATTCCGCGCGGGGTAGCATGTTCAGTGAAGCCTCATTGAATTGGCTTCCCGGAACGCCGAGCTGGGTGCCTGCGGAATGCGATGTGCCCATCCGTAAAGACCGCTGGTTCTGGCATCCTGAGGAGGAACATTTGCTGTTGTCTCTGGAGCAGCTAATGGATATTTATTATCGTTCGGTCGGACATGGGGCGACTTTGCTGCTCAATGTGGCCCCTGACAACCGAGGGCTGCTTCCGGAGGCCGATGTGCAGCGACTGCTGGAATTTGGCAAGGAAATTGAGCGCAGATTCGGCAAGGCTCTGGCGGTAACAGCAGGAACCGGAGATCTTATTGAGCTGGAATTGCCTGTAGCTACCGTGATTGATCACGTCGAGATTATGGAGGACATCGCTTACGGTGAGAGAGTGGGAGCCTATGTGCTGGAAGCGTACAGCAACGGAGCGTGGCTGGAGCTGAAGCGCGGTAGCGCGATTGGCCATAAGAAAATCGACGCCTTCCCTCTGGTATGCGCAGAGAAAATACGACTTCGGGTGCCCGTAGCTACGGCAAGCCCCAAGATCAGACGGCTTGCCGTCTATCACTGCGGAGATTCGTTAGAATAG
- a CDS encoding beta-galactosidase family protein produces MSLLTWNNGHYLLDGQPYRIVSGAIHYFRVVPEYWKDRLLKLKACGFNTVETYIAWNMHEPKEGEFVFDGMADVVSFIELAGELGLHVIVRPSPFICAEWEFGGLPAWLLAYSELQLRCGEPLYLSKVDLYYDELIPRLVPLLSTHGGPILAVQVENEYGSYGNDSSYLRYMRNGLLSRGVDVLLFTSDGPTDEMLLGGTLEDVHATVNFGSCAEESFRKYREYRAEEPLMVMEYWNGWFDHWMEDHHVRDAEDVAGVLDDILTQGSSLNMYMFHGGTNFGFYNGANHIVTYEPTTTSYDYDAPLTEWGDTTAKFEAVRSVLGKHGFAPTCPLPEPISKISYGKVALKERAELFTASNLEKLSEPVNSVCVQPMEKLGQSYGFILYSTYVQGPRSKQKLYIEGVRDRAQVFLDGQVLGVIERWNPQPLELSIPAGGAKLDILVENMGRINYGPLIRDPKGILDGVRIDNQLQYNWTIRTLPLEPETLASLEYKEQTVEEQETLSPQGLPGFYRGCFEAEEIGDTFLRFDGWNKGVAWINGFNLGRYWNAGPQRALYIPGPLLRKGRNELVLLELHGCAETCEIELVNCPDLGKTSAVDDAVLNFVQEDNL; encoded by the coding sequence ATGAGCCTACTCACTTGGAACAACGGACACTATTTGCTGGACGGGCAGCCTTACCGGATCGTATCCGGAGCCATTCATTATTTTCGGGTTGTGCCTGAATACTGGAAAGATCGGCTACTGAAATTGAAAGCCTGCGGATTCAATACCGTGGAGACCTACATCGCTTGGAATATGCATGAACCCAAGGAAGGGGAGTTCGTATTTGATGGCATGGCCGATGTGGTCTCTTTTATCGAACTGGCTGGAGAGCTTGGGCTTCATGTTATTGTCAGACCGAGTCCATTCATCTGTGCGGAATGGGAATTCGGTGGTCTGCCGGCCTGGCTGCTGGCTTACAGTGAACTTCAGCTTCGCTGCGGTGAGCCTCTTTATTTAAGCAAGGTGGACCTGTATTACGATGAGTTGATTCCTCGGCTGGTTCCGCTGCTCTCCACACATGGCGGGCCAATTCTGGCCGTCCAGGTAGAAAATGAATATGGCAGCTATGGCAATGACAGTAGTTACCTGAGATATATGCGTAATGGACTGCTCAGCAGAGGGGTCGATGTGTTGCTCTTTACCTCAGATGGGCCAACCGATGAAATGTTGCTCGGCGGAACACTGGAAGATGTGCACGCTACAGTCAATTTTGGCTCCTGTGCAGAGGAATCCTTCCGCAAATACCGGGAGTACCGAGCTGAAGAGCCGCTGATGGTGATGGAATATTGGAACGGCTGGTTCGATCATTGGATGGAGGATCATCATGTGCGCGATGCTGAAGATGTAGCTGGCGTTCTGGATGATATCCTGACGCAGGGCTCCTCACTCAATATGTACATGTTCCACGGCGGGACCAATTTTGGTTTCTATAATGGAGCGAATCATATCGTCACCTACGAGCCGACGACTACAAGCTATGACTATGATGCCCCGCTCACGGAATGGGGAGATACGACGGCGAAATTTGAAGCTGTCCGGTCGGTACTAGGCAAACATGGATTTGCACCGACTTGTCCGCTCCCTGAGCCGATTTCGAAGATCTCCTACGGGAAAGTTGCCTTAAAGGAAAGGGCGGAACTGTTCACAGCTTCCAATCTGGAGAAGTTATCCGAGCCGGTAAATAGTGTGTGTGTGCAGCCGATGGAAAAGCTCGGACAATCCTATGGTTTTATATTGTACAGCACTTATGTGCAGGGACCACGATCCAAGCAGAAGCTTTACATCGAGGGCGTGCGTGACCGGGCGCAGGTCTTCCTGGATGGACAGGTACTTGGGGTCATTGAACGCTGGAATCCGCAGCCACTGGAACTTTCCATTCCTGCCGGGGGAGCGAAGCTGGATATTCTCGTCGAGAATATGGGCCGGATCAATTACGGACCGCTCATTCGTGATCCGAAAGGGATTCTGGACGGGGTTCGGATCGATAACCAGCTGCAATATAACTGGACGATCCGCACACTGCCTCTAGAACCGGAAACGCTGGCTTCACTTGAGTACAAGGAGCAGACGGTGGAGGAGCAAGAAACTCTGTCCCCTCAGGGTCTGCCCGGATTCTACCGCGGCTGCTTCGAGGCGGAGGAGATTGGCGATACTTTTCTACGGTTCGATGGATGGAATAAAGGGGTCGCCTGGATCAACGGATTTAATCTGGGCCGCTACTGGAACGCAGGACCGCAGAGGGCCCTATATATCCCAGGTCCATTGCTGCGCAAGGGTCGTAATGAACTGGTTCTTTTGGAGCTGCACGGCTGTGCGGAGACTTGCGAGATTGAGCTTGTAAATTGCCCTGATCTGGGAAAAACTTCGGCCGTCGACGATGCTGTGCTGAATTTTGTGCAGGAAGATAACTTGTAG